The segment GGGGTTATCATTGTTCTCTTGTTCTAACATATCGTCCCAAATTTCCTTGTACCACATCAGCTCATCATCTGTTCGAATACGAATTAACTGCAAGAATATCCCCTTTCCTTTCAATATTCACAATCTATTAATATTGTACATACCGTTATATATGTATATTAAAAATTTATAGAAATATGAAAAAAGAGTTATCAACACAATAGGTTGAATAACTCTTTTGATTATCTTATAGATTGGCTCCAATAATTTGCACATGACATTCAATGACTACATTGCCCTTTAATGCCTTACTAATCATACATGTTTGCTCTGCCTTTTGCGCTAAACGAGCAATTTTCCTCTCCAAACGCTCTGATAGTCCTTGAACAACAATACATGGCTTATGAACAATTTTTTCATACGTAAAAATACCATTTGTAACATCGACAAAACCCTCTGCCTGCATGGCTAGCTTATGTACAGCAATAGCTGAATTTTCGAGCAGTGCCGCCAATGTAATTAAATAGCAGGTTGCCGCAGCGCCTAACAGCATTTCATCAGGATTTGTGCCAATATCTGGTCCATTCATTTCCCGCGGAATAGAAATTTGTGTTTGTAAATGACGTGCCTTTATCGTTCCTGCTCCATTTCTTCCTTCTGCCCATGTTAAATCCATTGTAAATTTATGCTGTGTCATAGTGTGACTCCTTTCCTGAAAAAAGCTAGGGAAAATGCCCGTTCCCACGCTTTGAAGAAACGAGTATTTTTATTATTCAGCTGTAGCAGTATGTGCCTTTTCAGCTTCCGCATGACGACCTTTTTTTGTGACAGTTTGATACTCAGCTAAGCGAGCCGTTGTGCGCCAATAATGATAAACAAGACCGTCAATCCAGAGCAAGGCCTCCACCTTTGACACGGCTGTTTCTAACTCTACTACATTTTCAACAGTATGCTCGAAATAGGCATTTCGTTTATCTCGTCGTACAGCAGCCATTTCAGAGGATGTAGCTTCCAACAAATCGGCTACCTCAGGCAAGCGTTCATCTTCACCAATAATTACAAGCACCTTTTCTAGCACCTCTAGCCATTGCTGTGTTAAGGCTGCCTGCAATTGAAAGGCATTAGGGCTTTGCTCATGTAATGCCTTTGATAAGCGATACAAATGATCCAAAGCATGTAGCAAAGCAATATGCTTAGAGCGCTCCTTTTGTGAGGAGGACTGTATGGCATCCATAAACAAACGAGTCTTTTCAATCGCATCATCAATTTGAACTAATTGACCATCAATCTCAGCTGTTCGTTTTCTTCCCCGAATCAGAGAGATAATAACTGTTGTTAATTCCTTTGTAATATCCTGCAATGTATTAAAGGATACCTCTACTGCTACACCGGGTAATTTTGTGACACTATCATCTAAATTACGTGTTAAATAATTACCTTTTTCAGGAATCATTCTTTCAATAACCTTGGCAAATAGACGAACAAATGGCATAAAGATAATCGCACCAATTACGCTAAATAATGTATGGAAAATCGCAATCCCTAATGTTGCATCAAAGCTACCATTAATGGATTTTGTGATAAATTCAGTAAATGTAAAGATAAATGTTGCTCCAACTGTGACAATAAGGGCGGTTACAACATTAAATAGCACATGTGTAACAGCAGTTCGTTTTGCAGCCGTGGATGCCCCAATTGCTGCAAATAATGCCGTAGCCGTTGTACCAATGTTTTGCCCAATCACTAAATAAGCCGCCTGCTCAAAGTCAATAGCGCCCGCGTATAAAGCAGTTAACGTTGCCGCTATTGCTGCACTCGATGCCTGCATAATAACCGTCATCACAATACCTAATACAATTAAAATTAGCTTTCCACTGATCGAATTGGCATCAAATGCATCAAACGGAATTTTATCCTGTACGGCGGCCATTCCTCCCTGCAAAACATCAATGCCTAAAAATAATAGCCCGAAACCAGTAAAAAGTCCGCCCACCGCTTTATAATCACGAGGTGCAAGCAATTGTACAAAAACACCAAGTGCAATAAAGGGCAAGGACATTGTTTGCATATTGATCTTAAAGCCTATTAATGAAATAATCCATCCTGTACTGGTACTACCAATATTCGCCCCAATAATTACACCAATTGACTGTACAAATGTTAGTAGCCCTGCACTAACAAAGCCTATTGTAATCAACGTTGTAGCAGTTGAGGATTGCACAAGCATTGTCATCAATGTACCCGATAAAACAGAGCTAATGGTTCCACCAGTAAAACGATTCAACCATTTCTTTAATGCATCACCAGCAAGCTCCTTTAAACCATTTGTTAGCATTGTCATGCCAAGCAAAAATAAACCAATGCCTCCAAGCACATTAATCAATCTATAAACACACTCCCTGCTCTATTTTATTGCTGACTCACAACGAGCAAATGCCAAAATAATTATTTCTATTGTGCCTGTTCATTTACTATTGTCCTCTATAGAAAGCTAGAGTCGCCACCTTGTACATCCACCAGCTAGTAAATACCTAATATCAGCATATCTATTTTTATATAGCCCGCTCTTACTTCTTACATGAAAGTTATCATAATTATTTTTGCTCATTGAGAGTTACCTAAATATTCTTATATAGTACCATTATTGAAATTAAGAAAATAGGATGTTTTTCTTTTATGTACAAATTCAACCAATCTTTTATAAAAATACGCTATAAGCCTTAGCTCCCTTAAACAATCTGAAAGTTATAGTGCTACAAACATATTCATAGCTAGCTCGCATATATTTGATAAAACGATGTTTAATTTATTGTAGAGTGGAGGAATTTTACAGGTGAGTGCAATGATACTTGGTGGATTTTTATTTTTCAGTATAAGTGTAGGTGGCGCTATTGCCTGGGTTTTCTCAAAGCTCTTTCAGCATACAACGCAGGGACTGTCACTATTATGTGGAGGCTTTTTAATTGGCTTGCTTATATTGGATATTATCCCCTCCTCTATTTATATTTATCAATCATTAGCAATCATACTCGGCATTTTTATTGGTTATTGTATCTTTCAACTACTTGATAGCTTATTACATACATCTTCTACGAAACAGTCCTCTATTTCCTTATTAACACTTGCGATGATTATTCACACAATCCCTATTAGCCTGACTGTTGGCAATTTACTTGGCAATGCAGCATTAACGATTTCCCTTACAGCCTCTATTATCCTACATCATATTCCCGAAGGCTTTGCTTTATCAACAGCACTCATTGCTCAAGGCGAAAGACTATGGAAGCTCTTTATTTATTTCTTTATTTTCTCGATTTTCTTTAGTCTATTTATTTGGTTTGGTCAATATTGGGCATTAACAAATAAAGCGCAAGGTATTTTAATGGGCATTTCTATCGGACTAATTGCCACTGCTAGCATTTCCGAATTTATTTTACATCATCTTCGAGCGGTTAGCGCAAAATCCTTTATCATCTATCTGTTTCTAGGCTATCTATTAAGCTATAGCTTTCATATATTAGTAGAATAAAAATCCATATAGCTGTGCCGCTCCACATTATTTTTCCTTGTGATTTATAAAGAAGAGCTACTCTTCACATAGTAAACATAGCCCCTTATTTTATGCCTTAGCATCCTTATAAGGGTCATGGTTTGATTTTTAATTACTAAAAGGCGTAGTATGTAGTTGTAAACACCAAAATTATTATATCAATGTAGCATTTTAAAGGAGGAAGCTCGATGAATTATCAACATATTACAGTTGCAGGCAGTGGTGTACTAGGAAGTCAAATTGCTTATCAAACGGCTTTTAAAGGCTTTCAAGTAACTGTCTATGATATTAATGACGAAGCATTACAACATGCCCAAGACCGCATTTCAAAATTAAAGCCACTTTATCAGCAAGACTTAGGGGCAACACAAGAGGAAGTAGATGCTGCCTATGCACGGTTAACATTTAACAACGACTTAGCAGAAGCGGTTGCCAATGCAGACCTTGTAATTGAAGCTATTCCTGAGGTTGTGGCAATTAAAACAGACTTCTACACAA is part of the Lysinibacillus sp. FSL K6-0232 genome and harbors:
- a CDS encoding zinc transporter family protein, whose amino-acid sequence is MILGGFLFFSISVGGAIAWVFSKLFQHTTQGLSLLCGGFLIGLLILDIIPSSIYIYQSLAIILGIFIGYCIFQLLDSLLHTSSTKQSSISLLTLAMIIHTIPISLTVGNLLGNAALTISLTASIILHHIPEGFALSTALIAQGERLWKLFIYFFIFSIFFSLFIWFGQYWALTNKAQGILMGISIGLIATASISEFILHHLRAVSAKSFIIYLFLGYLLSYSFHILVE
- a CDS encoding SACOL1771 family peroxiredoxin → MTQHKFTMDLTWAEGRNGAGTIKARHLQTQISIPREMNGPDIGTNPDEMLLGAAATCYLITLAALLENSAIAVHKLAMQAEGFVDVTNGIFTYEKIVHKPCIVVQGLSERLERKIARLAQKAEQTCMISKALKGNVVIECHVQIIGANL
- a CDS encoding Na/Pi cotransporter family protein; amino-acid sequence: MLGGIGLFLLGMTMLTNGLKELAGDALKKWLNRFTGGTISSVLSGTLMTMLVQSSTATTLITIGFVSAGLLTFVQSIGVIIGANIGSTSTGWIISLIGFKINMQTMSLPFIALGVFVQLLAPRDYKAVGGLFTGFGLLFLGIDVLQGGMAAVQDKIPFDAFDANSISGKLILIVLGIVMTVIMQASSAAIAATLTALYAGAIDFEQAAYLVIGQNIGTTATALFAAIGASTAAKRTAVTHVLFNVVTALIVTVGATFIFTFTEFITKSINGSFDATLGIAIFHTLFSVIGAIIFMPFVRLFAKVIERMIPEKGNYLTRNLDDSVTKLPGVAVEVSFNTLQDITKELTTVIISLIRGRKRTAEIDGQLVQIDDAIEKTRLFMDAIQSSSQKERSKHIALLHALDHLYRLSKALHEQSPNAFQLQAALTQQWLEVLEKVLVIIGEDERLPEVADLLEATSSEMAAVRRDKRNAYFEHTVENVVELETAVSKVEALLWIDGLVYHYWRTTARLAEYQTVTKKGRHAEAEKAHTATAE